One Diospyros lotus cultivar Yz01 chromosome 1, ASM1463336v1, whole genome shotgun sequence genomic window carries:
- the LOC127788937 gene encoding uncharacterized protein LOC127788937, with translation MGTQKISDVDGVLGVSRSMRHVRPAHYLLKIESFSLLSEFKVEKWESDDFESGGYKWGLCLYPNGDKKRNGHGHVSLYLVIRDTNGLPPGWEVHVQFKLFVSNHIQDNYLTVQDVDGKTRCFRAMKTEWGFPQFLSLDCFENAQRGYLLGDCCEFGAEVFVIKYDGKGECLSIVKEPSDNTFTWKIDKFSTITDTCLFSEEFKVGEHKWKLSLYPRGRQNSNGENISLFLVAVDHTTLHPHRKLYAKYKLRVRNQVGHAHHEKEGCDGFSKSVGCWGYWNLKELSHLKDPSQGYIVNDTLVVEVEIMAMSVLKKFP, from the exons ATGGGTACACAAAAGATTTCTGACGTTGATGGTGTATTAG GAGTTTCAAGATCCATGAGACATGTTCGGCCGGCTCACTACCTCCTCAAAATAGAGTCTTTCTCATTGCTCTCCGAATTTAAGGTTGAAAAATGGGAGTCTGATGATTTTGAATCCGGTGGCTATAAGTG GGGATTGTGCCTTTATCCAAATGGAGATAAGAAGAGAAATGGACATGGTCACGTATCACTCTACTTAGTTATAAGGGATACAAATGGTCTTCCTCCTGGTTGGGAGGTGCATGTGCAATTCAAATTATTTGTCTCCAATcatatacaagacaactattTAACTGTCCAAG ATGTTGACGGTAAAACGAGATGCTTTCGTGCCATGAAGACAGAATGGGGTTTTCCCCAATTCCTTTCGCTTGACTGCTTCGAAAACGCACAAAGAGGGTACCTCCTTGGTGACTGTTGTGAATTTGGAGCGGAGGTTTTCGTCATCAAATATGATGGCAAAGGGGAGTGTTTATCCATAGTGAAAGAACCCAGCGATAACACCTTCACATGGAAGATTGACAAGTTCTCAACAATCACCGACACTTGTCTTTTCTCTGAGGAGTTCAAAGTGGGGGAACACAAGTG GAAGCTATCGTTGTATCCTAGAGGACGACAAAATTCAAATGGAGAGAATATATCCCTCTTTTTGGTTGCGGTTGATCATACAACGCTTCATCCTCATCGAAAACTGTATGCCAAATACAAGCTGCGGGTAAGGAACCAGGTTGGGCATGCGCACCATGAGAAAGAAG GTTGTGACGGGTTCTCTAAATCAGTTGGCTGTTGGGGATACTGGAACTTGAAGGAATTGAGCCATCTGAAAGACCCATCACAAGGATACATAGTCAACGACACTTTAGTTGTTGAAGTTGAAATCATGGCCATGTCTGTGCTTAAGAAGTTTCCTTAA